In one window of Jatrophihabitans endophyticus DNA:
- a CDS encoding sensor histidine kinase, whose protein sequence is MSVFERTVGELPATSPLPAVADAEFDTMAKLTRRVLDAPMAMVSLVNRDCQVVPGAAGVPADLDRARTNSLDYSFCQYVVRTAEPFVVEDAGTLDFLAENLSVTELGIAAYAGMPLVDARGDAFGSLCVLDHRPRHWSDTELETLDDLAAACSAQFQLREANTRAAVVADRDRIARELHSGVVTQLFELTMGLGSMRAQMQGPAQRELDRAIGSVDAAIARIRDLVYDVDL, encoded by the coding sequence GTGAGCGTCTTCGAGAGGACGGTCGGCGAGCTGCCGGCCACGTCGCCGTTGCCCGCGGTCGCCGACGCCGAGTTCGACACCATGGCGAAGCTGACGCGCCGTGTGCTCGATGCACCGATGGCGATGGTCAGCCTGGTCAACCGCGACTGCCAGGTCGTGCCCGGCGCGGCCGGGGTGCCGGCCGACCTCGACCGCGCCCGGACGAACTCGCTCGACTACTCCTTCTGCCAGTACGTGGTGCGCACGGCCGAACCGTTCGTCGTCGAGGACGCGGGCACGCTCGACTTCCTGGCCGAGAACCTGTCGGTCACCGAGCTCGGCATCGCCGCCTACGCGGGCATGCCCCTCGTCGACGCCCGCGGCGACGCGTTCGGTTCGCTGTGCGTGCTCGACCACCGACCGCGGCACTGGAGCGACACCGAGCTCGAGACGCTGGACGACCTCGCCGCGGCGTGCTCGGCACAGTTCCAGCTGCGCGAGGCCAACACCCGGGCGGCCGTCGTCGCCGATCGCGACCGCATCGCGCGCGAGCTGCACAGCGGCGTCGTCACGCAGCTCTTCGAGTTGACCATGGGACTGGGGAGCATGCGCGCGCAGATGCAGGGCCCGGCGCAGCGCGAGCTCGACCGGGCGATCGGCTCGGTCGACGCCGCCATCGCGCGCATCCGCGACCTCGTGTACGACGTCGACCTCTGA
- a CDS encoding YchJ family protein, translating into MSGTRGGDVCLCGSGGSYAVCCRPAHAGERPAATAEALMRSRYSAFARGDTAYLLRTWDASTRPRELSLPAGVRWTRLRVLAVEAGGPGDATGTVEFRAHFRQDGEPDALHERSTFRRDAHGHWMYVAATAPEA; encoded by the coding sequence GTGAGCGGGACGCGCGGAGGCGACGTCTGCCTCTGCGGCTCGGGCGGGTCCTACGCCGTCTGCTGCCGCCCGGCCCACGCGGGCGAGCGACCGGCGGCGACGGCCGAGGCGCTCATGCGGTCGCGCTACAGCGCGTTCGCCCGCGGCGACACCGCCTACCTGCTGCGGACGTGGGACGCGTCCACCCGCCCGCGCGAGCTGTCGTTGCCGGCAGGCGTCCGGTGGACCCGGCTGCGGGTGCTCGCCGTCGAGGCGGGCGGGCCCGGCGACGCGACCGGCACGGTCGAGTTCCGGGCGCACTTCCGCCAGGACGGCGAGCCCGACGCGCTGCACGAAAGGAGCACGTTCCGCCGTGACGCACACGGCCACTGGATGTACGTGGCGGCCACGGCACCGGAGGCCTGA
- a CDS encoding stage II sporulation protein M translates to MDLDAFIARHTPEWDRLDVLAGMRRCSAAEADELVALYRQVATHLALVQSRAPDPALAARLSRLLSRARAAAVGAPRVRGWSAVARGVRVDFPVALYRTWRWSVGAALGSIGVTAAMWWWLRAHPDRIGRVLPDDEVRQLVQRDFADYYREHPARSFAAQVWTNNALVAALCLFLGVSVLGTLVVLWQNTVNLGVVGGVMIAAGKPDVFFGLILPHGMVELSAVFVAAGVGLRTGWAWIAPGELPRAQALAEAGRVSAVVAVGLAGVLLVSGVIEAFVTPSGLPTWGRIAIGALAEAVFLGYVIVLGRRAERTGATGDVADAGDVLPVG, encoded by the coding sequence GTGGACCTCGACGCCTTCATCGCGCGGCACACCCCGGAGTGGGACCGCCTCGACGTGCTCGCCGGCATGCGCCGGTGCAGCGCGGCCGAGGCCGACGAGCTCGTCGCGCTGTACCGGCAGGTCGCCACGCACCTCGCGCTCGTGCAGTCGCGGGCGCCGGACCCGGCGCTCGCCGCCCGGCTGTCCCGGCTGCTGTCGCGTGCCCGCGCCGCCGCCGTCGGTGCACCGCGGGTGCGCGGCTGGTCGGCCGTGGCCCGCGGGGTGCGCGTCGACTTCCCGGTGGCGCTCTACCGCACGTGGCGCTGGAGTGTCGGGGCCGCCCTCGGCAGCATCGGCGTCACAGCGGCGATGTGGTGGTGGCTGCGCGCGCACCCCGACCGCATCGGCCGGGTGCTGCCCGACGACGAGGTCCGCCAGCTCGTCCAGCGCGACTTCGCCGACTACTACCGCGAGCACCCGGCGCGCTCGTTCGCCGCGCAGGTGTGGACGAACAACGCGCTCGTCGCGGCGCTGTGTCTGTTCCTCGGGGTGAGCGTGCTCGGCACGCTGGTCGTGCTGTGGCAGAACACGGTCAACCTGGGCGTCGTCGGCGGCGTGATGATCGCCGCGGGCAAGCCCGACGTCTTCTTCGGCCTGATCCTGCCCCACGGCATGGTGGAGCTGAGCGCGGTGTTCGTCGCGGCCGGGGTCGGGCTGCGGACGGGCTGGGCGTGGATCGCGCCCGGCGAGCTGCCCCGCGCGCAGGCCCTCGCCGAGGCGGGCCGGGTGAGCGCCGTCGTCGCGGTCGGCCTGGCCGGCGTGCTGCTCGTGTCGGGCGTGATCGAGGCCTTCGTGACGCCGTCGGGTCTGCCGACCTGGGGCCGCATCGCGATCGGGGCGCTCGCCGAGGCCGTCTTCCTCGGCTACGTGATCGTGCTGGGCCGGCGTGCCGAGCGAACCGGCGCGACCGGCGACGTCGCGGACGCGGGCGACGTGCTGCCGGTCGGCTGA
- the ggt gene encoding gamma-glutamyltransferase — MPGRRISSVLALGVLVLAGATPAAAHPGHHPTPPTTATKQPVATGSGGAVVSDTLESTQAGLAVLRRGGTAADAAVAVAATLGVTDPFVAGIGGGGYFTYYDARTRRVSTIDGRETTPAADTSTMFVDPSTGQPYSFATAVTSGRSVGVPGTLATWQRALQRFGRFGLADDLRPAIDVAARGFTVDATFREQVRENAGRFAQFAPTAELFLPGGGLPAVGSTLRNPDLAATYRQLARQGTSALYGGSIGRDVVAAVQHPPVAAGSTSTPLTGPMTLADLRDYRAIDRTPTHVGYRGYDVYGMGPSSSGGITVGESLNILQNFRLSPTDRTAALQDYLEASRLAFADRNRYVGDSASVSVPQRALLSRSFARQRACLIDPTKAGVSPVAPGDPTRGANGCTPRRADTSPGNDGISTNHLVVSDRWGNVVSYTNTIEELGGSGIVVPGRGFLLNNELTDFNFAPTQGSAPDPNLPAPGKRPRSSMSPTIVLQHGRPFLAVGSPGGASIITTVLQILVNRIDLRLSLPDAIAAPRASQRNSATTQVEPAFLADPAVPTLESYGQKFAVTSTSPLDPSITIAPTIGVASGLEFRPHGRVIAAGEPTRRGGSAAGVVVPSRHR; from the coding sequence GTGCCCGGTCGCCGCATCAGCTCCGTCCTGGCCCTCGGGGTCCTCGTGCTCGCCGGCGCCACGCCGGCCGCCGCCCACCCGGGGCACCACCCGACGCCGCCCACGACGGCGACCAAGCAGCCCGTCGCCACGGGTTCCGGCGGCGCCGTCGTGTCCGACACGCTCGAGTCGACCCAGGCGGGGCTGGCCGTCCTGCGCCGCGGCGGGACGGCCGCGGACGCCGCGGTCGCGGTGGCGGCCACTCTCGGCGTCACCGACCCGTTCGTCGCGGGCATCGGCGGCGGCGGCTACTTCACCTACTACGACGCCCGAACGCGCCGGGTCTCGACCATCGACGGGCGGGAGACGACGCCGGCCGCCGACACGTCGACCATGTTCGTCGACCCGAGCACCGGTCAGCCCTACAGCTTCGCGACCGCCGTCACCAGCGGCCGGTCGGTGGGCGTCCCGGGCACCCTTGCGACGTGGCAGCGCGCCCTGCAGCGCTTCGGCCGCTTCGGCCTCGCCGACGACCTGCGCCCGGCCATCGACGTCGCCGCGCGGGGCTTCACCGTCGACGCGACGTTCCGCGAGCAGGTCCGCGAGAACGCCGGCCGGTTCGCGCAGTTCGCCCCGACGGCCGAGCTCTTCCTGCCCGGCGGCGGGCTGCCGGCCGTCGGCTCGACGCTGCGCAACCCCGACCTCGCGGCCACGTACCGGCAGCTCGCCCGGCAGGGCACGTCGGCGCTGTACGGCGGCTCGATCGGCCGGGACGTCGTCGCCGCCGTCCAGCACCCGCCGGTGGCGGCCGGATCGACCAGCACGCCCCTCACCGGGCCGATGACGCTGGCCGACCTGCGCGACTACCGTGCGATCGACCGGACGCCGACGCACGTGGGCTACCGCGGTTACGACGTGTACGGCATGGGGCCCTCGTCGAGCGGCGGCATCACGGTCGGCGAGTCGCTGAACATCCTGCAGAACTTCCGGCTCTCGCCCACCGACCGGACGGCTGCGCTGCAGGACTACCTCGAGGCCAGCCGGCTCGCGTTCGCCGACCGCAACCGCTACGTCGGCGACTCCGCCTCCGTGTCGGTGCCGCAACGGGCCCTGCTGTCGCGGTCGTTCGCCCGGCAGCGGGCCTGTCTGATCGACCCGACGAAGGCCGGCGTCAGCCCGGTCGCGCCCGGCGACCCCACCCGGGGCGCGAATGGCTGCACGCCGCGGCGGGCCGACACGTCGCCCGGCAACGACGGCATCTCCACCAACCACCTCGTCGTCTCCGACCGGTGGGGCAACGTCGTCAGCTACACCAACACCATCGAGGAGCTCGGCGGCAGCGGCATCGTCGTTCCCGGCCGCGGCTTCCTGCTCAACAACGAGCTGACCGACTTCAACTTCGCGCCGACGCAGGGCAGTGCGCCCGACCCGAACCTGCCCGCGCCGGGCAAGCGGCCGCGCTCGTCGATGTCGCCGACGATCGTCCTGCAGCACGGCCGGCCGTTCCTCGCCGTCGGCTCGCCGGGTGGCGCGTCGATCATCACCACCGTCCTGCAGATCCTGGTCAACCGCATCGACCTGCGCCTGTCGCTCCCGGACGCCATCGCCGCCCCCCGCGCCTCGCAGCGCAACAGCGCCACCACCCAGGTCGAGCCCGCCTTCCTCGCCGACCCGGCGGTGCCGACGCTCGAGTCGTACGGGCAGAAGTTCGCCGTCACCAGCACCTCGCCGCTCGACCCGAGCATCACCATCGCGCCCACGATCGGCGTCGCGTCCGGTCTCGAGTTCCGCCCGCACGGCCGCGTCATCGCCGCCGGCGAACCCACCCGCCGCGGCGGTTCCGCGGCCGGCGTCGTCGTTCCGTCCCGCCACCGCTGA
- a CDS encoding GNAT family N-acetyltransferase — translation MTEVTRRPALGTETDPRSGRPLLTLPVERRPVDARDTAFLRDLFADSRDDLLLLPSDTRDLIVDMQFRTQRRQWRLENPDAAHELLLVRGVRAGHVLVAEDAGTIELVDLVVRVGFRGLGIGGDVVAELADDADRSRRVIRLRVWAGNGAARRFFSRHGFAPAAVVGGFLDMVRPPAE, via the coding sequence ATGACCGAGGTGACCCGCCGACCCGCGCTCGGCACCGAGACCGATCCGCGCTCCGGCCGACCCCTGCTCACGCTGCCCGTCGAGCGCCGGCCCGTGGACGCGCGGGACACGGCGTTCCTGCGCGACCTGTTCGCCGACTCGCGCGACGACCTGCTGCTGCTGCCCTCGGACACGCGCGACCTCATCGTCGACATGCAGTTCCGCACCCAGCGCCGGCAGTGGCGGCTGGAGAACCCCGACGCCGCCCACGAGCTGCTGCTGGTGCGCGGGGTGCGCGCCGGTCACGTCCTCGTCGCCGAGGACGCGGGGACGATCGAGCTCGTCGACCTCGTCGTGCGGGTCGGGTTCCGCGGCCTGGGCATCGGCGGGGACGTCGTCGCCGAGCTGGCCGACGACGCCGATCGCAGCCGCCGGGTGATCCGGCTGCGCGTGTGGGCGGGCAACGGCGCCGCCCGCCGCTTCTTCTCCCGCCACGGCTTCGCCCCCGCGGCGGTCGTCGGCGGCTTCCTCGACATGGTGCGCCCGCCGGCGGAGTGA
- a CDS encoding DMT family transporter produces the protein MTHNDSAIAPGRTPLPRRSAALGWGLLGVLAFSFTVPFTRVADRALSPLFIGSARAVVAALLAAVALAATRQRRPDARQWRRLGVVAGGIVVGFPLLTSYALTTVPASHGAVVIALLPAATATTVVLRTGERPPPLFWLVAAAGAAAAVAFAAARSGGLTQVSTADLLLFGAVVAAAIGYAEGGLLARELGAWQTVSWALVLSAPLMTTLATLSVVRDHPSAGGAQWAALAYLGAVSMFLGFFAWYRGLALGPMAQVSQVQLVQPVLTLCWAALLLGEPLTGTTLLGGAGVVVCAALAVRVRLGAPGPQPTGSTSPASATSPVAPVRSARRPSTIT, from the coding sequence ATGACGCACAACGATAGCGCTATCGCCCCAGGCCGCACGCCGCTACCCCGGCGCAGCGCCGCACTCGGGTGGGGCCTGCTCGGTGTCCTGGCCTTCTCCTTCACGGTCCCGTTCACCCGGGTCGCCGACCGGGCGCTGTCGCCGCTGTTCATCGGCTCGGCCCGCGCCGTCGTCGCCGCGCTCCTCGCCGCCGTCGCCCTCGCCGCGACCCGGCAGCGCCGGCCGGACGCGCGGCAGTGGCGCCGGCTCGGCGTCGTCGCCGGCGGCATCGTCGTCGGCTTCCCGCTGCTCACCTCCTACGCGCTGACCACCGTGCCGGCGAGCCACGGGGCGGTCGTCATCGCGCTGCTGCCGGCGGCGACGGCGACGACCGTCGTCCTGCGCACGGGCGAGCGACCGCCGCCGCTGTTCTGGCTCGTCGCGGCGGCCGGGGCCGCCGCCGCCGTCGCCTTCGCCGCGGCGCGGTCCGGCGGCCTGACCCAGGTCAGCACGGCCGACCTGCTGCTCTTCGGCGCCGTCGTCGCCGCCGCGATCGGGTACGCCGAGGGTGGCCTGCTGGCGCGCGAGCTCGGCGCGTGGCAGACGGTGTCGTGGGCGCTGGTGCTGAGCGCGCCGCTGATGACGACCCTGGCGACGCTCTCGGTCGTCCGGGACCACCCGAGCGCCGGCGGCGCGCAGTGGGCCGCCCTGGCCTACCTCGGCGCGGTCAGCATGTTCCTCGGCTTCTTCGCCTGGTACCGCGGGCTGGCCCTCGGCCCCATGGCGCAGGTGAGCCAGGTGCAGCTGGTGCAGCCGGTGCTCACGCTGTGCTGGGCCGCGCTGCTGCTCGGCGAGCCGCTGACCGGCACCACCCTCCTCGGCGGGGCGGGCGTCGTCGTGTGCGCGGCGCTGGCGGTGCGCGTCCGGCTCGGCGCGCCGGGGCCTCAGCCGACCGGCAGCACGTCGCCCGCGTCCGCGACGTCGCCGGTCGCGCCGGTTCGCTCGGCACGCCGGCCCAGCACGATCACGTAG
- a CDS encoding RDD family protein yields the protein MTAGVISGEGVRLALVPAGVASRTLAAAIDVAIQAVASLVLLLVDAAVAGSADTAALAAVAVVESVLVIAGYPIVLEWSTRGRTVGKLCLGLRVVRDDGGPIGFRHALVRGLASLVLEKPGLLFPFGTVAGLVTLAVSPREKRIGDLMAGTVVLDERAAPQPLAVPYAWVPYPLQPWALALDLTRLDDGLALRLRQFVSRAHAMSSPARMTLGDDLLRRVLAVTSPPPPPGAPTAELLGTVLAERRRRATPSTAGRPAARPAPAGPAGPPPAPGGPFALPQ from the coding sequence ATGACGGCGGGCGTGATCTCCGGCGAGGGGGTTCGGCTCGCCCTGGTGCCTGCGGGCGTCGCCTCGCGCACTCTGGCGGCGGCGATCGACGTGGCGATCCAGGCCGTCGCGTCACTCGTCCTGCTGCTCGTCGACGCCGCGGTCGCGGGATCCGCCGACACCGCCGCGCTCGCCGCGGTGGCCGTGGTCGAGAGCGTCCTCGTGATCGCCGGCTACCCGATCGTGCTCGAGTGGAGCACGCGGGGACGCACCGTCGGCAAGCTCTGCCTCGGGTTGCGCGTGGTCCGCGACGACGGCGGCCCGATCGGCTTCCGGCACGCCCTGGTCCGCGGTCTCGCCTCGCTCGTGCTGGAGAAGCCGGGGTTGCTGTTCCCGTTCGGCACCGTCGCGGGCCTCGTCACGCTCGCGGTGAGCCCGCGCGAGAAGCGCATCGGCGACCTCATGGCGGGCACGGTGGTGCTGGACGAACGGGCGGCGCCGCAGCCGCTCGCGGTGCCCTACGCATGGGTCCCGTACCCGCTGCAGCCCTGGGCCCTGGCGCTCGACCTCACCCGGCTCGACGACGGCCTCGCGCTGCGGCTGCGACAGTTCGTCAGCCGCGCCCACGCCATGAGCTCGCCGGCGCGGATGACGCTCGGCGACGACCTGCTGCGCCGGGTGCTCGCGGTCACCTCGCCCCCGCCGCCGCCCGGCGCGCCGACCGCGGAGCTGCTGGGCACCGTGCTGGCCGAGCGACGGCGCCGGGCCACGCCATCCACCGCGGGCCGGCCCGCTGCCCGGCCGGCACCGGCGGGGCCGGCCGGTCCCCCGCCCGCGCCCGGCGGGCCGTTCGCGCTGCCCCAGTGA
- a CDS encoding aminotransferase-like domain-containing protein: MDNDSSAVIVRELRAAVAVAAPGARLPSTRALVQRHRVSPLTVQQALRVLAGEGLIESRPGAGTFVRARRPAKAADFGWQTAALRAPQVRARPMSTAVRSAGDDVVAWHSGYPARELLPERLVRAALTRATRADPGLLRPPVAGLPELQAWFARELADATPAGLTPPLPGDVIVLPGSQSGLSSIFRALVSRDRPLVVESPTYWGAMRAAAQVGVDLVPVPSGPAGPDPDELARAFAESGARVFYAQPNFANPTGAQWAPDVADRVLDVVREHGAFLVEDDWAHDFGIDAAARPLAAHDDAGHVVYLRSLTKSVAPGLRVAAVVARGPARERILAERAADAVYVSGLLQAAALDVVTQPGWTTHLRGLRHQLRERRDLLLSSLREHVPQADVEHVPAGGLNLWARLPGETDVGRLAGECERRGLLLGPGDEWFPAEPSAPYVRLNFSGPDPAGFPRGAAILADALVAALAG, from the coding sequence ATGGACAACGATAGCAGTGCAGTGATCGTGCGCGAGCTCCGCGCGGCCGTCGCCGTCGCGGCCCCCGGCGCGCGGCTGCCGTCCACGCGTGCCCTGGTGCAGCGCCACCGCGTCAGCCCGCTCACGGTGCAGCAGGCGCTGCGCGTGCTCGCCGGTGAAGGGCTCATCGAGAGCCGCCCGGGCGCCGGCACGTTCGTCCGCGCCCGGCGCCCGGCGAAGGCCGCCGACTTCGGCTGGCAGACGGCGGCGCTGCGAGCGCCGCAGGTGCGGGCCCGGCCGATGTCGACGGCCGTTCGCAGCGCCGGGGACGACGTGGTCGCCTGGCACTCGGGCTACCCGGCCCGCGAGCTGCTGCCCGAGCGGTTGGTGCGCGCCGCGCTCACCCGGGCGACCCGGGCCGACCCCGGCCTGCTGCGACCGCCGGTGGCGGGCCTGCCCGAGCTGCAGGCCTGGTTCGCCCGCGAGCTGGCCGACGCCACCCCGGCCGGCCTCACGCCGCCGCTGCCCGGGGACGTCATCGTGCTGCCGGGCAGCCAGAGCGGGCTCAGCTCGATCTTCCGCGCGCTCGTCTCGCGCGACCGGCCGCTCGTCGTGGAGTCACCGACCTACTGGGGCGCGATGCGCGCGGCGGCACAGGTCGGGGTCGATCTCGTGCCGGTGCCCAGCGGCCCCGCCGGGCCCGACCCCGACGAGCTCGCGCGCGCGTTCGCCGAGAGCGGCGCGCGGGTGTTCTATGCCCAGCCCAACTTCGCCAACCCGACCGGCGCGCAGTGGGCGCCCGACGTCGCCGACCGGGTGCTCGACGTCGTCCGCGAGCACGGCGCGTTCCTCGTCGAGGACGACTGGGCCCACGACTTCGGCATCGACGCCGCGGCGCGACCGCTCGCCGCCCACGACGACGCCGGGCACGTGGTGTACCTGCGCTCGCTCACCAAGAGCGTCGCCCCGGGCCTGCGGGTGGCGGCCGTGGTGGCGCGTGGCCCGGCGCGCGAGCGCATCCTCGCCGAGCGCGCCGCCGACGCGGTGTACGTCAGCGGCCTGCTGCAGGCCGCCGCGCTCGACGTCGTCACGCAACCCGGCTGGACGACGCACCTGCGCGGGCTGCGCCACCAGCTGCGGGAACGGCGCGACCTGCTGCTGAGCAGTCTGCGCGAGCACGTTCCGCAGGCCGACGTGGAGCACGTGCCCGCCGGCGGCCTCAACCTCTGGGCCCGGCTGCCGGGGGAGACCGACGTCGGCCGGCTGGCCGGCGAGTGCGAGCGGCGCGGGCTGCTGCTCGGGCCGGGCGACGAGTGGTTCCCGGCCGAGCCGAGCGCGCCCTACGTCCGGCTCAACTTCTCCGGCCCGGACCCCGCCGGCTTCCCGCGCGGGGCAGCGATCCTGGCCGACGCGCTGGTCGCTGCCCTCGCCGGCTGA
- a CDS encoding DUF6457 domain-containing protein: MPDQPDVLDRWTVALAAALDLGDAPVPRQRLLDLARDAAHGVARPAAPLSTFLVGYAAGLRGGGEAALADAIDTALGLLAETAG, from the coding sequence ATGCCCGACCAGCCCGATGTCCTCGACCGCTGGACGGTCGCCCTGGCCGCCGCCCTCGACCTGGGGGACGCCCCCGTCCCCCGCCAGCGACTGCTCGACCTCGCCCGCGACGCGGCACACGGCGTGGCCCGCCCCGCCGCGCCGCTCTCCACGTTCCTCGTCGGTTACGCAGCCGGCCTGCGTGGGGGCGGCGAGGCCGCGCTGGCCGACGCCATCGACACCGCGCTCGGGCTGCTCGCCGAGACCGCCGGCTGA
- a CDS encoding class I SAM-dependent methyltransferase: MTDQWVRRGRRVAGRAKRKAAVTYATQRAEWARRHVKGNPLEAYFRANQGRLIYKWLHFFEIYDRHFSSFRGKPVTVIEFGVQHGGSVQMWKDYFGPQARIIGVDIDQRCAKFAEDQIEIVIGDQEDREFLRSLAARFGPIDVVVEDGGHTMAQQINTFEEIWPAMADGGVFLIEDLHTSYWPSYGGGYRREGTFIEYAKKLVDQVNAWHSHDKDAFDVDEYTRTIRGMHVYDSIIVFDKGRVTPPRTEQTGTPSL, encoded by the coding sequence ATGACCGATCAGTGGGTGCGCCGGGGACGCCGGGTGGCGGGGCGCGCGAAACGCAAGGCTGCCGTCACGTACGCGACGCAACGGGCGGAGTGGGCCCGCCGGCACGTGAAGGGCAACCCGCTCGAGGCCTACTTCCGCGCCAACCAGGGCCGGCTGATCTACAAGTGGCTGCACTTCTTCGAGATCTACGACCGCCACTTCTCCTCGTTCCGGGGCAAGCCGGTGACGGTGATCGAGTTCGGTGTGCAGCACGGCGGCTCGGTGCAGATGTGGAAGGACTACTTCGGTCCCCAGGCCCGCATCATCGGCGTCGACATCGATCAGCGATGCGCAAAGTTCGCCGAGGACCAGATCGAGATCGTCATCGGCGACCAGGAGGACCGCGAGTTCCTGCGTTCGCTCGCCGCGCGCTTCGGCCCCATCGACGTCGTCGTCGAGGACGGCGGCCACACCATGGCGCAGCAGATCAACACCTTCGAGGAGATCTGGCCCGCGATGGCCGACGGCGGTGTCTTCCTCATCGAGGACCTGCACACCAGCTACTGGCCGTCCTACGGCGGTGGTTACCGGCGCGAGGGCACCTTCATCGAGTACGCGAAGAAGCTCGTCGACCAGGTGAACGCGTGGCACTCCCACGACAAGGACGCCTTCGACGTGGACGAGTACACCCGCACCATCCGCGGCATGCACGTCTACGACAGCATCATCGTCTTCGACAAGGGGCGGGTCACCCCGCCGCGCACCGAGCAGACCGGCACGCCCTCGCTGTGA